The Bombus fervidus isolate BK054 chromosome 8, iyBomFerv1, whole genome shotgun sequence genome window below encodes:
- the LOC139990186 gene encoding alpha-2-macroglobulin receptor-associated protein, whose product MAFLSKTLLSISLCVLLFHITAAFSKYSVEANKPKYEDPLQFPTSLRELDKPFRMAKLNVLWVKAKNRLTDTKLQSIFSDLKIHDKEEIAYKHFKSEGKDPNGEEEARLRKKLIGIMSTYGLLEYFEDTENPELLKRHKALNDGNNYISRDVFKDSRLNKLWAKAELAGFSHEELQTLKEEFQHHQDKVDEYMNLLKDVEAGDPEIYKNSLHHKPESWNEIDHKEEISNKIPEKKLDYLEKASLLRGKHLEIRNGFDRLDRLTAKGPNHKEFIEPKVQDLWRIVLKSQFSPEERASLKEELLHYEGRLLKLRHLHTEAALEAARQGKPYDVENSTMEHHIKKHSRTVQKLHADLETRILQRHSEL is encoded by the exons atGGCATTTTTAAGCAAAACCCTTTTATCAATAAGTTTATGTGTTCTGTTATTTCATATAACTGCTGCATTTAGTAAATATTCTGTAGAAGCAAATAAACCGAAATATGAAGATCCTTTACAATTCCCAACCTCTCTTCGTGAATTGGACAAACCATTTCGTATGGcaaaattaaatgtactatGGGTAAAAGCGAAAAAT cgtttGACAGATACAAAATTGCAGTCAATATTCAGTGACCTGAAAATCCacgataaagaagaaattgcaTATAAACATTTTAAGTCTGAAGGAAAAGATCCGAATGGTGAAGAAGAAGCGCGTTTAAGGAAAAAATTAATCG GAATTATGAGCACTTATGGATTATTGGAGTACTTTGAAGATACAGAGAACCCAGAATTATTAAAGAGACATAAAGCTTTAAATGAtggtaataattatatttccagAGATGTTTTTAAAGATAGCAGATTAAACAAACTGTGGGCTAAAGCTGAATTGGCAGGTTTTTCAC atgaaGAACTACAAACTCTAAAGGAAGAGTTTCAGCATCACCAAGATAAGGTGGATGAATACATGAATCTTTTGAAAGATGTAGAAGCTGGTGATccggaaatatataaaa ACAGTCTACATCATAAACCAGAGAGTTGGAACGAAATAGATCACAAGGAAGAAATTTCTAACAAGATTCCTGAAAAAAAGTtagattatttagaaaaagcATCTTTACTTAG aGGAAAACATTTGGAAATTAGAAATGGATTTGATCGTTTGGATAGATTAACTGCAAAAGGACCAAATCATAAAGAATTTATAGAACCAAAAGTTCAAGACTTATGGCGTATTGTATTAAAATCTCAATTCTCTCCAGAAGAACGTGCTTCGTTAAAG gaGGAATTGTTGCACTATGAAGGAAGATTGTTGAAATTGCGTCATTTACACACGGAAGCTGCTTTAGAAGCCGCACGTCAAGGAAAACCGTATGATGTAGAAAATTCTACTATGGAACATCATATTAAAAAACACTCGAGAACTGTTCAAAAGCTTCATGCAGATCTTGAAACTAGGATTTTGCAAAGACATTCTGaactataa
- the Alix gene encoding programmed cell death 6-interacting protein-like protein AliX encodes MAELIAVPLKKPSDVDVIKPLTNIIKSTYNNANDQKDYTVAIADFSKLRNNALWRAFEKYESSLEVIYSYYDQLCALEGKIPAHELQIPFKWKDAFDRTIFGGKLSLTISTLAYEKVCVLFNIAALQSSVAAAQSLESDEGLKLAAKLFQQSAGIFNYLKANVMMAIQQEPTPDISPETLGALSALMLAQAQEIFVHKAIHDAMKNGIIARLAAQAEELYADTLKLFQKEIFRAFWDKEWVPLIAGKQAGYRAMTEFYQSLVCKNNKSIGEEIARLEHAVELFKAAQQRSNKSHLFQDYANKAQRNLTEVKKDNDFIYHERIPDIKSLEPVGKANVAKLLSMPEVFSSNFKDLFADLLPVSVHQALSSYEVRRNELVNSEISKLREMTQILNGVLASLNLPAAIEDTSGTELPQSVLEKAQYVKDAGGIQALENSMKELPDLLQRNKELLDECERMLQEERESDDQLREQFKERWTRIPSSRLTEQFTITLRKYREIINNAVSADKVVREKYENHKESMETLSLHANDLINAVPTGSAVQETNTVVQLRKLMEDIETLKTERDVIESELKSAITDMKATFLSALAKDGGIDEPNLSVESIGKTYGPLQKQVRDSVARQEQLIAEIQMCHTQFTVEQSGRGSSREAMLCKLAAAYDAFKELKGNLNEGAKFYNDLTQLLVVFQNKISDFCFARKTEKEELLKDLTTNLSHTGPTATPNIPSHHGATSGQSQSGIEQSGSSQLPYPTYFQGGMPVPYGAGPTTPYPTYISPPMPTTYNPYATMPYPAQGSYNPYQNMPPTPYGGYATLPRYGGNQHPRQGHPF; translated from the exons ATGGCTGAACTAATTGCGGTACCGTTGAAGAAGCCGTCTGATGTTGATGTAATTAAACCacttacaaatattattaaatcaacGTATAATAACGCAAACGATCAAAAAGATTATACGGTAGCAATCGCAGATTTTAGTAAATTAAGGAATAATGCTTTGTGGCGAGCTTTCGAGAAATACGAAAGTTCTTTGGAGGTTATATACAG tTACTATGATCAATTGTGTGCATTGGAAGGCAAGATACCTGCTCATGAATTACAAATTCCATTTAAGTGGAAAGATGCATTTGATCGTACCATATTTGGTGGAAAACTCAGTTTGA CAATTAGTACATTAGCATATGAAAAAGTCtgtgtattatttaatattgctGCTTTGCAAAGTTCAGTTGCAGCAGCACAGTCTTTAGAAAGTGATGAAGGATTGAAACTGGctgcaaaattatttcaa CAATCTGCTGGTATCTTTAATTATCTTAAAGCAAATGTTATGATGGCTATTCAACAAGAACCAACACCAGATATCAGTCCAGAAACATTAGGAGCATTATCTGCATTAATGCTTGCTCAGGcacaagaaatatttgtacataaaGCAATCCATGATGCTATGAAAAATGGGATTATTGCTAGACTAGCTGCACAGGCAGAAGAACTGTATGCGgatacattaaaattatttcaaaaggAAATTTTTAGGGCATTTTGGGATAAAGAATGGGTTCCTTTA attgCAGGAAAACAAGCTGGATATCGGGCAATGACTGAATTTTATCAATCATTAGTATGCAAGAATAACAAGTCAATTGGAGAAGAAATTGCCAGATTAGAG CATGCTGTGGAATTGTTTAAAGCTGCACAACAACGTTCAAACAAATCTCACTTATTCCAAGACTATGCTAACAAAGCACAGAGGAATCTAACAGAAGTGAAAAAGGATAATGATTTCATTTATCATGAAAGAATACCAGATATAAAGTCTTTGGAACCAGTTGGAAAAGCTAATGTTGCAAAACTGTTATCAATGCCTGAAGTTTTTAGCTCCAACTTTAAAG atCTTTTTGCTGATTTATTACCTGTTAGTGTACATCAAGCACTATCATCTTATGAAGTTCGTCGAAATGAATTGGTTAATTcagaaatatctaaattacGCGAAATGACACAAATTTTAAACGG TGTGTTGGCAAGTTTAAATTTACCAGCTGCTATTGAAGATACAAGTGGAACTGAGTTACCTCAATCTGTATTAGAGAAGGCTCAATATGTAAAAGATGCGGGCGGAATTCAAGCTTTGGAAAATTCTATGAAAGAATTGCCTGATCtattacaaagaaataaagaactTTTGGACGAG TGTGAACGAATGTTACAAGAGGAACGTGAGTCTGATGATCAATTAAGAGAACAATTTAAAGAACGTTGGACAAGAATACCTAGCAGTCGTTTAACAGAGCAATTTACTATTACTCTACGGAAATAtcgtgaaattattaataatgctGTATCCGCTGATAAG gTTGTACgcgagaaatatgaaaatcacAAGGAAAGTATGGAAACTTTAAGTTTGCATGCAAATGATTTGATTAATGCTGTGCCAACTGGATCGGCAGTTCAAGAAACCAATACTGTTGTTCAACTTAGGAAGTTAATGGAAGAT atTGAAACACTAAAAACAGAACGCGATGTTATAGAAAGTGAACTAAAATCTGCTATTACCGATATGAAAGCAACGTTCTTGTCAGCGCTTGCAAAAGATGGCGGAATTGATGAACCAAATTTATCAGTTGAAAGCATAGGAAAAACTTATGGACCTTTACAAAAACAAGTGAGAGATAGCGTTGCTCGCCAAGAACAATTAATTGCTGAGATTCAG atgTGTCATACACAATTTACAGTCGAACAATCTGGTAGAGGTAGTTCAAGAGAAGCAATGTTATGTAAATTAGCAGCTGCTTATGATGCATTTAAAGAATTGAAAGGCAACTTAAACGAAGGCgctaaattttataatgattTAACACAA ttGCTAGTAGTCttccaaaataaaatatcggacTTCTGCTTCGCTCGGAAAACCGAGAAAGAAGAACTACTGAAAGATTTAACAACAAATTTGAGTCATACTGGGCCAACTGCAACTCCTAACATTCCCTCTCATCACGGAG cAACATCCGGACAAAGCCAATCAGGAATAGAACAAAGTGGATCATCGCAATTACCGTATCCTACGTATTTCCAAGGTGGAATGCCTGTACCGTATGGAGCTGGTCCTACTACACCTTATCCCACATATATCTCCCCTCCTATGCCTACAACGTATAATCCATATGCAACAATGCCTTATCCTGCGCAAG GAAGTTATAATCCGTATCAAAATATGCCTCCAACTCCTTATGGTGGATACGCGACTCTGCCACGTTATGGCGGTAATCAACATCCTCGCCAAGGACATCCGTTTTAA
- the LOC139990189 gene encoding transmembrane and ubiquitin-like domain-containing protein 1, which yields MTLIEGVGDEVTDFCIVVVVLLVGWLAWYSTSITDQPLIRTVLVIHRTRTRLAELRATHQNVNSFTRPPNLEVTEEETTEPITDDSNNTSQSCPEPSIADTNGEISPDTHRMSEATATEEVLIEAMDSFNDSATKLQKQTKINPPKETSISTSTCNEPIEHECENLSDTDANEISIKLKFINDDQKMVTGSLKELLGDFKRRHFQTELDAQKLVRLVFNGRVLQPDSQTLEKCGLYNNCVVHCLVHQPRPNPVPSQASTLDNSSSIYFNPQSFPEIPVGTGISSVHNEWDLSRPLVIILTVMLGFAWYSRYHYAQFFTASTTLALYALTAIFAIVTSFEHIGS from the exons ATGACTTTGATCGAAGGCGTAGGAGATGAAGTAACAGATTTTTGTATTGTTGTGGTTGTGCTCTTAGTAGGATGGCTTGCCTGGTATTCCACAAGTATTACAGATCAACCATTAATACGCACAGTACTTGTAATACATCGAACACGCACACGTCTTGCCGAACTTAGAGCTACTCATCAAAATGTAAACTCATTTACAAGACCTCCAAATTTGGAGGTAACCGAAGAagaaactacagaaccaaTTACAGATGATAGTAATAACACTTCACAAAGTTGTCCTGAACCATCTATTGCAG ACACGAATGGAGAAATTTCTCCTGACACACATAGAATGTCTGAAGCAACAGCTACAGAGGAAGTACTTATTGAAGCTATGGATTCATTTAATGATAGTGCAACAAAGTTGCAAAAACAAACCAAAATAAACCCTCCTAAAGAGACAAGTATATCAACATCAACGTGTAATGAACCCATAGAACATGAATGTGAAAATCTTTCAGACACTGATGCTAATGAAATTAGTATAAAACTAAAGTTTATAAATGATGATCAAAAAATGGTTACTGGTAGCCTGAAAGAATTACTTGGGGATTTTAAAAg gAGACACTTTCAAACAGAGCTTGATGCACAAAAATTAGTGCGTCTAGTTTTTAATGGTCGAGTATTGCAACCTGATAGTCaaacattggaaaaatgtGGCTTGTACAATAATTGTGTAGTTCATTGTTTGGTTCATCAACCACGACCAAATCCTGTACCATCTCAAGCATCAACATTAGATAATTCGTcatcaatatattttaatcctcAATCATTTCCTGAGATTCCTGTTGGTACAGGAATTAGTTCAGTACATAACGAATGGGATTTGAGTAGACCATTAGTGATCATTTTGACTGTCATGTTAGGTTTTGCTTGGTATTCCCGATACCATTATGCTCAATTTTTTACTGCGAGTACTACGCTCGCATTGTACGCCCTCACTGCAATTTTCGCAAT TGTAACATCATTTGAACACATTGGTTCCTGA
- the Ilers gene encoding isoleucyl-tRNA synthetase → MIEKLPETINFPKEEEIILELWKKCDTFQNSLRLSKGRPKYSFYDGPPFATGLPHYGHILAGTIKDIVTRYAYQSGYHVERRFGWDTHGLPVEFEIDKTLNIKGPDDVAKMGIANYNKECRNIVMKYATEWETIVGRIGRWIDFKNDYKTLYPWYMESIWWIFKELYNKDLVYQGVKVMPFSTGCNTPLSNFESGQNYKDVVDPSIVVSFPIVDEPGVYLLAWTTTPWTLPSNLALCCNPTFEYVEVKDHSSGNVYIILESSLELVYKSKDSYTIQGKRKGCDLKGKIYNPPFPYFQNLREKGAFVVLNDTYVTAETGTGIVHQAPYFGEDDYRCCLEGGVITKDQEIICPIDSCGCFVEPVHDFVGKYVKDADKDIIKYLQINKKLVHNSTTKHSYPYCWRSDTPLIYKAVPSWFIRVEAIKDRLITANSNTYWVPDYVKDKRFGNWLRDARDWAISRNRYWGNPIPLWISEDGQEIVCVGSIAELEELTNTKVTDIHRESIDHLTIPSNRPGCPPLRRVPEVFDCWFESGSMPYAQMHYPFENRKEFEENFPADFIGEGIDQTRGWFYTLLVISTALFGKAPFKNLVANGLILASDGQKMSKRKKNYPDPVGIVNKYGGDALRLYLINSPVVRAENLRFKEEGVRDIIKDVFLPWYNAFRFLMQNIERFEREEKINFIYDESKKICSSNIMDRWILSFTQTLLQFFKQEMRAYKLYTVVPHLIKYIDNLTNWYVRMNRKRIKGDGGAADCQQALSTLFSVLYIMVRVNAPFTPFLTEFMFQRLVKLLSVSKTNMDSVHYQMIPESNLQLIDEKIEKAISYMQTIIELGRVIRDRKTIPVKYPLPGIVVIHQDAEVLKEIESLKSYILEELNVKELTVTTDKEKYGVKLRAEPDHKILGARLKGEFKSVTQAIKELSDEELQVFVANKEITVQGHKLEEQDLRLMFSFTGPAAEQLCKQYEAHSEGNILILLDVTPDESMHNEGVAREVINRIQKLRKKAQLVPSDEAIAYYEIQDQDSNLAKVIISHKDFIENATKTPQENISKMPNNANVIIEEMQKIKGIDMKLVLVKTKIDKIEDNKINVEPFLKYVNIELIGIKPRFGATSCVGTVLLETPNSLVPISYKQLKHEIELIFGIYDCAYNLHINNKPVSEETNILSLHKQIIKVMKIGFAETETSTVLKQPVCNFININSTLGKGTILLENPKGNFCLNNTMLKEQLNIFFNKLNVSESIPKVLNDLCGKTLQLS, encoded by the coding sequence atgatagaaaaacTTCCGGAGACGATTAATTTTCCAAAAGAAGAGGAGATCATTTTAGAATTGTGGAAAAAGTGTGATACTTTTCAAAACTCTTTAAGGTTGTCGAAAGGAAGACCAAAATATTCGTTTTACGATGGTCCACCGTTTGCCACTGGATTACCTCATTATGGGCACATACTTGCAGgaacaataaaagatattgtaACAAGGTATGCTTATCAATCTGGTTATCACGTGGAAAGAAGATTTGGCTGGGATACTCATGGTTTACCTGTCGAATTTGAAATAgataaaacattaaatataaaaggtCCTGATGATGTTGCTAAAATGGGTATAGCGAACTATAATAAAGAATGTCGAAAcattgtaatgaaatatgcAACAGAATGGGAAACAATTGTAGGTAGAATTGGCAGATGGATAGATTTCAAAAATgattataaaacattatatccTTGGTATATGGAATCCATTTGGtggatttttaaagaattatacAATAAAGATCTTGTATACCAAGGTGTTAAAGTAATGCCTTTTTCTACGGGTTGTAACACTCCTCTATCTAATTTTGAGTCAGGGCAGAATTATAAAGATGTTGTTGATCCTTCTATAGTTGTATCATTTCCTATAGTGGATGAACCAGGTGTTTATCTCCTTGCCTGGACTACTACTCCTTGGACTTTACCCAGCAACCTGGCACTTTGTTGTAATCCTACTTTTGAATATGTAGAAGTTAAAGATCATTCATCTGgtaatgtttatattatattagagTCAAGTTTAGAACTTGTTTATAAATCTAAAGATTCTTATACTATACAAGGTAAAAGGAAAGGATGTGATTTGAAAGGAAAGATATATAATCCTCCTTTCCCATATTTTCAAAATCTAAGAGAGAAAGGTGCTTTTGTAGTATTAAATGATACCTATGTCACAGCAGAGACTGGAACAGGTATTGTTCATCAAGCACCCTATTTTGGAGAAGATGATTACCGGTGTTGCTTGGAAGGTGGTGTCATAACAAAAGATCAGGAAATCATATGCCCAATTGATAGTTGTGGATGTTTTGTAGAACCGGTACATGATTTTGttggaaaatatgtaaaagatGCTGACAAGGATATCATTAAATATCtccagataaataaaaaattagttcATAATAGTACTACTAAACACAGTTATCCATATTGCTGGAGATCTGATACACCACTAATATATAAAGCTGTACCCTCGTGGTTTATCAGGGTAGAAGCCATAAAAGATAGACTTATTACAGCAAATAGTAATACTTATTGGGTACCAGATTATGTCAAAGATAAACGATTTGGTAATTGGTTAAGAGATGCTCGTGATTGGGCTATTAGTAGAAACCGATATTGGGGTAATCCAATTCCTTTATGGATTTCAGAAGATGGGCAAGAAATTGTATGTGTAGGAAGTATAGCAGAATTGGAAGAATTGACTAATACAAAAGTAACAGATATTCATAGAGAAAGTATAGATCATTTAACTATACCATCAAACCGACCAGGATGTCCACCTTTACGACGAGTACCTGAAGTATTTGACTGTTGGTTTGAATCTGGATCAATGCCATATGCACAAATGCATTATCCTTTTGAAAATCGTAAAGAATTTGAAGAGAATTTTCCAGCTGATTTTATTGGAGAAGGTATTGATCAAACTCGTGGATGGTTTTACACTTTATTAGTTATATCAACAGCTCTTTTTGGAAAAGCTCCATTTAAAAATCTAGTAGCTAATGGTTTGATACTTGCATCTGATGGACAAAAGATGTCtaaacgtaaaaaaaattatcctGATCCTGTGGGAATTGTTAATAAGTATGGAGGAGATGCTCTTCGCTTGTACTTAATTAATTCTCCTGTTGTAAGAGCAGAAAATTTGCGTTTTAAGGAAGAAGGAGTTAGAGATATTATAAAAGATGTGTTCTTGCCTTGGTACAATGCATTTAGATTCTTAAtgcaaaatattgaaagatttgaaagagaagaaaaaatcaattttatatatgacgaatctaaaaaaatatgttcaaGTAATATAATGGATAGATggattttatcttttacacaaacattattacaattttttaaacaagaaATGCGTGcttataagttatatactgtagtACCTCacttgataaaatatatagataatcTTACCAACTGGTATGTAAGAATGAATAGGAAACGTATAAAGGGAGATGGTGGTGCAGCTGATTGCCAACAAGCTTTGTCAACTTTGTTTTCTGTTCTTTATATAATGGTTCGTGTAAATGCGCCATTTACACCATTTTTAACAGAATTCATGTTCCAACGATTAGTTAAATTACTTTCAGTATCTAAAACTAACATGGATAGTGTTCATTATCAAATGATACCAGAAtctaatttacaattaatagaTGAAAAGATTGAAAAGGCTATATCTTATATGCAAACTATAATTGAACTAGGACGTGTTATCAGGGATAGGAAAACAATTCCTGTTAAATATCCATTACCAGGAATTGTAGTAATTCATCAAGATGCTGaagtattaaaagaaatagaatctcTGAAATCATATATTCTAGAAGAACTTAATGTAAAAGAATTAACTGTTACTACAGATAAGGAGAAGTATGGTGTTAAATTGAGAGCAGAACCAGATCATAAAATACTTGGAGCCCGCCTTAAAGGAGAATTTAAATCTGTTACTCAAGCTATTAAAGAGCTTTCTGATGAAGAATTACAAGTGTTTGTTGCGAACAAAGAAATTACTGTACAAGGTCATAAATTGGAAGAACAAGATTTACGATTGATGTTTAGTTTCACAGGACCAGCAGCTGAACAATTGTGTAAACAATATGAGGCTCATAgcgaaggaaatattttaatattgctaGATGTTACTCCTGATGAAAGCATGCACAATGAAGGAGTGGCAAGAGAAGTAATCAATAGGATTCAAAAACTGAGAAAGAAAGCTCAATTAGTTCCATCAGATGAAGCCATTGCATATTATGAAATACAAGATCAAGATAGTAATTTGGCAAAAGTAATTATCAGTCACAaagattttatcgaaaatgcAACTAAAACTCCACAAGAGAATATATCAAAAATGCCAAATAATGCGAATGTAATTATAGAAGAAATGCAAAAGATTAAAGGCATTGACATGAAACTTGTCTTAGTAAAAactaaaatagataaaattgaagataacaaaataaatgtggaaccttttttaaaatatgtaaacatTGAACTTATAGGTATAAAGCCAAGATTTGGAGCAACTAGCTGTGTAGGAACTGTATTGTTAGAAACTCCTAATTCATTAGTTCCTATTTCTTACAAACAATTAAAACACGAAATTGAGTTAATATTCGGTATTTATGATTGCGCTTATAATTTACACATCAACAATAAACCAGTATCAgaggaaacaaatattttatcattacacaaacaaataataaaagtaatgaaaATAGGTTTTGCTGAAACTGAAACATCTACAGTATTAAAACAACCAGtttgtaatttcattaatatcaataGCACATTAGGGAAAGGTACTATTCTCCTGGAAAATCCAAAAggaaatttttgtttgaatAATACAATGTTAAAAGAACAATTAAATATCTTCTTTAACAAACTAAATGTTTCTGAATCTATACCTAAAGTGCTAAACGATTTATGTGGGAAGACGCTGCAATTAAGTTAA
- the Tace gene encoding ADAM 17-like protease Tace, protein MEFQNIFLIYYVLFTVQNTYGLHRNLKYYETLHISQLQHNIVKRGIQHSYHPYNKINELEFYSHGRYFRLILTPRREVIHSKFKAYEVNGNGEEKTIHLDHESFYHGRVFGEIDSHAQMHIDNGVLTGSITISDETFHIEPSWRHLPHLGNETMIIYKSSDVKLSWEHFEHGEGHTHGAPKTCGYVKEELDIPVNNEEEKEVEEKSDSKSHEHSRAKRQTETYEYTPTKTRCPLLLVADYRFYQEMGASSTKTTINYLISLIDRVHKIYNDTLWQERQEQDGFKGMGFVIKKIVVHSEPTRVRGGETHYNMVREKWDVRTLLEVFSREYSHKDFCLAHLFTDLKFEGGILGLAYVGSPRRNSVGGICTPEYFKNGYTLYLNSGLSSSRNHYGQRVITREADLVTAHEFGHNWGSEHDPDITECSPSASQGGSYLMYTYSVSGYDVNNKRFSPCSLRSIRKVLQAKSGRCFSEPEESFCGNLRVEGDEECDAGLLGTEDNDACCDKNCKLRRSQGAVCSDKNSPCCQSCAFMPLGVKCRDAQYATCEQESRCTGASSECPRSPPMKDGTGCLERGQCRLGKCVPYCETQGLQSCMCDTIGDACKRCCRMSLNETCFPIDPQDILPDGTPCIQGFCNKGICEKTIQDVVERFWDIIEDININKVMRFLKDNIVGAVIIITAIVWIPTSCVISYIDHRRIKESEKKWRWKHTDELIHPDEQRQIIRIGGQRQKIPQVTQQS, encoded by the exons atggaatttcaaaatatatttctaatatattacgttttatttaCTGTACAAAACACAT ATGGTCttcatagaaatttaaagtattaTGAAACTCTTCATATATCCCAATTGCAACATAACATTGTAAAACGGGGTATTCAGCATAGTTACCATccttataataaaataaatgaattagaGTTTTACTCCCATGGACGAtactttcgattaattttaacacCAAGAAGAGAAGTTATTCATTCTAAATTCAAAGCATACGAAGTAAATGGTAATGGAGAAGAAAAGACTATACATTTAG atcATGAAAGCTTTTATCATGGACGAGTATTTGGTGAAATTGACTCTCATGCACAAATGCATATTGACAATGGTGTTCTTACAGGCAGCATTACAATTTCTGATGAAACATTTCACATTGAG CCATCTTGGAGACATCTTCCTCATTTAGGGAATGAAACaatgattatttataaatcatcAGATGTTAAATTAAGTTGGGAACATTTTGAACATGGAGAAGGGCATACACATGGTGCTCCCAAAACTTGTGGATACGTAAAAGAGGAATTAG ACATTCCGGTAAATaacgaggaagagaaagaggtaGAAGAAAAGTCTGATTCTAAATCACATGAACATTCCAGGGCAAAGAGACAGACAGAAACTTATGAATATACTCCAACAAAAACAAGATGTCCATTGCTATTAGTTGCTGACTATCGTTTTTACCAAGAAATGGGTGCTAGCAGTACAAAAACTACAATTAATTATCTA ATAAGTTTAATTGATAgagtacataaaatttataatgataCTTTATGGCAAGAAAGACAAGAACAAGATGGATTTAAAGGAATGGGCTTTGTCATTAAGAAGATTGTAGTTCATAGTGAACCAACTCGTGTAAGAGGTGGTGAGACACATTATAATATGGTTAGAGAAAAATGGGATGTTCGCACATTGCTTGAG GTTTTTAGTCGAGAATATAGTCACAAAGATTTTTGTTTAGCTCATTTATTTACTGATCTTAAATTCGAAGGTGGTATATTAGGATTGGCGTATGTTGGATCACCTCGTAGAAACTCAGTAGGTGGAATTTGTACACCAG aatatttcaaaaatggtTACACATTATATCTCAATTCAGGTTTAAGTTCTAGTAGGAATCACTATGGACAAAGAGTTATCACAAGAGAAGCAGACTTAGTTACTGCACATGAATTTGGTCACAATTGGGGCTCTGAACATGATCCAGATATAACA gaaTGCAGTCCAAGTGCTAGTCAAGGAGGTTCATACTTAATGTATACGTATAGTGTTAGTGGATATGATGTGAATAACAAG CGTTTCTCACCATGTAGTTTAAGATCTATTAGAAAAGTATTACAAGCAAAGTCAGGTCGCTGCTTTTCCGAGCCAGAAGAATCATTCTGTGGTAATTTACGGGTTGAAGGAGATGAAGAATGTGATGCAGGATTGCTTGGTACAGAGGACAATGATGCCTGTTgtgataaaaattgtaaacttCGTAGAAGTCAAGGAGCAGTTTGTAG tGACAAAAATTCACCTTGTTGTCAAAGTTGTGCATTCATGCCATTAGGTGTAAAATGTCGCGATGCACAATATGCTACGTGCGAACAAGAATCACGCTGTACAGGAGCATCTAGTGAATGTCCTAGATCTCCACCAATGAAGGATGGTACAGGTTGCCTTGAAAGAGGTCAATGCAGACTTGGAAAATGTGTACCATATTGTGAGACACAGGGTTTGCAGAGTTGCATGTGTGATACAA TTGGAGATGCATGTAAAAGATGCTGTCGAATGAGTTTAAATGAAACATGTTTCCCCATAGATCCACAAGATATTTTACCTGATGGAACACCATGTATTCAAGGCTTCTGTAACAAG ggTATTTGTGAAAAAACAATTCAAGATGTAGTAGAGCGATTTTGGGATATTATTGAGGACATAAACATTAACAAAGTTATGCgatttttaaaagataatataGTAGGTgctgttataattattactgCCATTGTATGGATTCCCACTAGCTGCGTTATTAGTTACATCGACCATAGACGAATTaaagaaagtgaaaaaaaGTGGCGTTGGAAGCACACAGATGAACTTATTCATCCAGATGAGCAAAGACAAATTATTCGTATTGGTGGACAACGGCAGAAGATACCCCAAGTTACGCAACAATCGTAA